From the genome of Nicotiana sylvestris chromosome 2, ASM39365v2, whole genome shotgun sequence, one region includes:
- the LOC138885083 gene encoding uncharacterized protein, producing the protein MEPTTHSSSPRQIRTEMRTKKMHDVDAGGSATPGGKQLKRKGKRCLNGHYFAPHNVNYGVLRFHTLCDPSIPSQIKELLSPNALKLFKNTCFVHLKGGKLNFALREFGLITGLNCVNKFTDYGYTSSYVSKLMNNYFPNKKRVEKWYLKNIVTNRSWVNDEDAVKLCILYLLEFFVCPSDKDHVSFIDHFRFYLIESGNFESYPWGIKSFNQVMESVRHRLNPRFTSMTESGEEIGVLTLPNKIEYEDEQGAQSSEVPNADSPTLEPKHTDCQEDKESVAMKLRELEKGINITVDGKLEDFRKDVFKELHDLRVFIDDSMKRVLNLINRRYDVDEAKFAGSSTKNNDQKQGVNHQQFSFNLGDQVHASTSNTTAVCPGHVDLYGEFQETAEVELADIEDINAQSPIHGVTVASQTEQVIEKQLNEGENVHHVDEVVSEGSGIDKKRVTLDDFELPDNLTQLVKYGEPIPDEATPIHLGRTRQPGKHARSPFIPLYSSGGSSSIGPKFFYLKHPFTTLIGENVDSDMLDKFNKWLYHRTDKVSKRKKAPFSIKDNQINPWLDLGVEKVDKKDWFYSFAHPGGVLNDSHIDVIMYYLRKRGKYGPNPNNTRFTTTDCLFKSKIVQIYDKFISSPPEKKYSVIKPDDDVAEYIIGYRLLANVAWDEVDYVIMPVNIVENFHWLLIVFDIVDKQLYVYDSMVSSHNHDVVESCVDKFSIIISLYFSCTGFYGKRKDIDFKTTKAYIEKPVTNPLNIHDCGVFVAAFAEYVCIGDLSIPSENLSDIDQHRRRYGALIWDYATKKQEDVSISESEVTGRLARRKGTPALNEKTRV; encoded by the exons ATGGAACCTACTACTCACAGTTCATCTCCTAGACAAATCCGTACCGAAATGCGAACAAAGAAGATGCACGATGTAGATGCTGGAGGAAGTGCTACACCAGGCGGCAAACAACTCAAAAGAAAGGGAAAGAG ATGTCTT AATGGACATTATTTTGCCCCACATAATGTAAATTATGGTGTGCTTAGATTCCACACTTTGTGTGATCCTAGCATTCCTAGCCAGATAAAAGAGTTATTGTCTCCAAATGCTTTAAAGCTTTTTAAAAACACTTGTTTTG TCCACTTGAAGGGGGGAAAATTGAATTTTGCCTTGAGAGAGTTTGGTTTAATTACTGGTTTAAATTGTGTGAATAAGTTTACAGATTATGGATATACTTCTAGTTATGTTAGCAAGTTAATGAATAACTATTTTCCTAACAAAAAAAGAGTAGAGAAGTGGTATTTGAAAAACATAGTAACAAATAGATCTTGGGTAAACGATGAGGATGCAGTCAAGTTGTGCATTCTTTATCTTTTGGAATTTTTTGTTTGCCCTTCTGACAAAGATCATGTGTCTTTTATAGACCATTTTAGGTTCTATTTGATAGAGTCTGGTAATTTTGAGTCATACCCATGGGGTATTAAATCGTTCAATCAGGTTATGGAATCTGTTAGGCATCGTCTAAATCCTCGT TTCACAAGCATGACTGAATCTGGAGAAGAGATTGGAGTGCTTACTCTGCCAAACAAGATTGAGTATGAAGATGAACAAGGTGCACAATCATCAGAGGTTCCAAATGCTGATTCTCCAACATTGGAACCCAAACATACAGACTGTCAAGAGGACAAGGAATCTGTGGCTATGAAGCTCAGGGAGCTAGAAAAGGGAATTAA TATAACT GTTGATGGAAAGTTAGAGGATTTTAGGAAGGATGTATTTAAGGAACTCCATGACCTTCGAGTGTTTATAGATGATTCTATGAAGAGGGTTTTGAATTTGATAAACAGGAGATATGATGTGGATGAGGCAAAG TTTGCTGGTAGTTCAACCAAAAACAATGACCAAAAACAAGGAGTGAACCACCAGCAATTTTCGTTCAATCTTGGTGATCAAGTGCATGCAAGCACAAGCAACACAA ctGCAGTTTGTCCAGGACATGTTGACTTATATGGAGAATTTCAAGAAACAGCTGAGGTAGAACTAGCAG ATATTGAAGATATCAATGCACAGTCCCCAATTCACGGAGTGACTGTAGCATCTCAGACAGAACAAGTCATTGAGAAACAGCTAAATGAAGGTGAAAATGTACATCATGTGGATGAAGTTGTTTCTGAAGGTTCAGGCATTGATAAGAAGCGTGTGACATTGGATGACTTTGAGTTGCCAGACAACTTAACACAATTGGTTAAGTATGGTGAGCCCATACCAGATGAAGCAACCCCTATTCATCTGGGGAGAACCAGACAACCGGGGAAACATGCACGATCACCTTTCATACCGCTATATAGTTCTGGAGGCAGCAGCTCTATTGGACCTAAATTTTTCTACCTCAAACACCCATTCACAACTCTTATAGGTGAAAATGTAGATTCTGATATGTTAGATAAGTTCAACAAGTGGTTATACCACCGTACTGACAAAGTATCTAAGAG GAAGAAGGCTCCCTTTTCCATAAAGGATAACCAAATCAATCCTTGGTTAGACCTTGGAGTTGAAAAGGTAGATAAGAAGGACTGGTTTTATTCCTTTGCTCACCCCGGGGGAGTCCTCAATGACTCG CACATTGATGTTATTATGTATTACCTGAGAAAAAGAGGCAAATATGGCCCCAACCCCAACAACACTAGGTTTACAACAACTGATTGCTTGTTCAAATCAAAGATTGTACAAATCTATGACAAGTTCATAAGTTCTCCGCCAGAAAAAAAGTATTCGGTTATTAAACCCGATGATGATGTTGCAGAATATATTATTGGGTATAGACTCCTTGCTAATGTTGCCTGGGATGAAGTTGACTATGTCATCATGCCCGTGAACATTGTAGAGAATTTCCATTGGTTGTTGATCGTTTTCGACATAGTGGACAAGCAACTTTATGTGTATGATTCCATGGTGTCTTCACACAATCATGATGTTGTTGAATCATGTGTTGATAAGTTTTCAATCATTATCTCTCTGTATTTTTCTTGCACTGGTTTCTACGGGAAGCGTAAAGACATTGACTTCAAGACCACAAAGGCATACATTGAGAAACCAGTTACAAACCCTCTCAACATACA tgattgtggtgtatttgtggCTGCTTTTGCGGAGTATGTTTGCATTGGAGATTTGTCAATCCCTTCAGAAAACCTTTCGGATATCGACCAACACCGTAGACGCTATGGAGCTCTCATATGGGACTATGCTacaaagaagcaagaagatgTGTCAATCAGTGAAAGTGAGGTTACAGGCAGGCTAGCAAGGAGGAAGGGTACTCCTGCATTGAATGAGAAGACTAGAGTCTAG
- the LOC104236156 gene encoding uncharacterized protein, translated as MLQLNGNWDNYGRFRDFEVDVIVVDENASYSILISTIAEQLSIDTSKKIVEIKYMVNDNCPPMEIRNDMGVRVYMETKKENKNLGSYLLCISVRDFNMELAITNDNTSAGSSGSIKLLDMPSSPAIEEYQRQVYQDKQTVAAAIKHFSVMHKFQFKVKRSSRRSYWLVCVGENCKWHFKATSINDSAIFKIMSFNRQHTCCLMNETFIQRKRTADVVGSMVIPKYCDPKTVYTSKDIQTDMLSEHGVNLSYMQAWRAKEKALQFLRGNPADSYSKLPKYFYILEETYPGSVVKLKKTADECFLYAFAALYTSISGCQHCIPVVVVDGTFLKSTYRGIMLTASTMDAADRNASILKATSIVYPGIPHYSCMWHIWTNIRSKFKKGHLQLHELYFATARSYTLDEFNERMSKIEESLNAVTKDARELPIFDLLEYMRTLLERWTIEKLLKAKGTFTFLGTKFNKELDDNRTLSQKLKVRASTDHIHTVLDGVKRYIVCLENNKCSCGQFQLEELPCAHALATLRHRNETDENYCSPYYTRESLLRTYEMPVNPLPDESKSNVPQHILDEVVKPPTGDKRQPGRPQKERYKTYDEIKSKKYKVSCGNCGGEGHNKRSCKNAPKKK; from the exons atgctacaattgaatgggaattgggataacTATGGCAGATTTAGAGATTTTGAAGTTGATGTCATTGTGGTAGATGAGAATGCAAGCTACAGTATTCTGATTTCTACAATTGCAGAACAACTATCGATTGATACTTCAaaaaaaattgtagaaatcaaATACATGGTGAACGACAATTGTCCCCCAATGGAGATTAGGAATGATATGGGGGTTCGTGTGTATATGGAGaccaaaaaggagaataaaaactTAGGTTCATATCTGTTATGTATAAGTGTAcgagatttcaatatggaattggcaATCACCAACGATAACACAAGTGCAG GTTCATCTGGATCcataaagttacttgatatgccatcATCTCCAGCTATAGAGGAATATCAAA GACAAGTTTATCAGGACAAACAAACTGTAGCTGCTGCAATAAAGCACTTTTCTGTGATGCACAAGTTCCAGTTCAAAGTTAAAAGATCTAGTCGTAGAAG CTACTGGCTTGTATGCGTTGGTGAAAACTGTAAATGGCACTTCAAGGCAACGTCAATTAATGATTCCGCAATATTCAAGATAATGAGTTTCAACCGACAACACACATGCTGCCTAATGAATGAAACATTCATACAGCGCAAACGTACTGCAGATGTAGTTGGTAGCATGGTAATTCCAAAGTATTGTGATCCTAAGACTGTTTACACATCAAAGGACATACAGACTGACATGTTATCCGAACACGGAGTGAAcctaagctacatgcaagcatggagagcaaaggaaaaggctttacagtttttgagagggaatCCGGCTGACTCCTACAGCAAATTacccaaatatttttatattcttgaggAGACTTATCCTGGTTCGGTTGTTAAATTGAAAAAGACAGCAGATGAATGTTTCTTATACGCATTTGCTGCTCTTTATACATCAATAAGTGGTTGTCAACATTGTATACCAGTAGTAGTGGTTGATGGGACATTCTTAAAGTCAACCTACAGGGGGATTATGCTGACAGCAAGCACCATGGATGCAGCAG ATAGGAATGCGAGTATACTGAAGGCAACATCAATTGTCTATCCGGGCATCCCACACTActcttgcatgtggcatatttggacaaatataaggtcaaaattcaagaagggTCATCTACAATTGCATGAATTGTACTTTGCTACAGCACGGTCATACACTctggatgaatttaatgaaaggatgtcGAAGATTGAAGAG TCGTTGAACGCAGTAACAAAAGATGCAAGAGAGCTGCCGATATTTGACCTTTTAGAGTATATGCGGACACTGCTAGAACGTTGGACCATTGAGAAGTTATTGAAGGCGAAGGGTACTTTCACATTTCTTGGGACCAAATTCAACAAAGAATTAGATGACAACAGAACATTATCTCAGAAACTTAAG gtgagggcttcaacagaTCATATACATACTGTGTTAGATGGTGTGAAGCGGTACATTGTGTGTCTAGAAAACAATAAATGTAGCTGTGGCCAATTCCAACTTGAAGAACTTCCATGTGCGCATGCTTTGGCAACATTAAGGCACAGGAATGAAACAGATGAAAACTATTGCTCTCCGTATTACACAAGGGAGAGCCTTCTGCGTACATATGAAATGCCAGTAAATCCTCTTCCTGATGAAAGCAAATCGAATGTGCCACAACATATTTTGGATGAGGTAGTAAAACCACCGACGGGAGATAAAAGACAGCCAGGGAGACCTCAAAAGGAAAGATATAAAACCTATGATGAAATAAAGTCAAAGAAGTACAAGGTGTCATGTGGAAATTGTGGAggtgaagggcataacaaaagatcttgcaagAATGCGCCCAAGAAGAAATGA
- the LOC104236155 gene encoding heavy metal-associated isoprenylated plant protein 26, whose translation MGLLDHLSDLFEFHRGHSKKKLSKLRKRQLEMVEIRVKMDCEGCERRVRKSVDGMKGVTNVEVEPKKHRLVVTGYVDPDKVLRRVRHRTGKKAEFWPYVPYDLVDHPYVRGVYDKKAPAGYVRNADGNPQTSSLARASSTEVNYITAFSDENPQACTVM comes from the exons ATGGGCTTGCTAGATCACCTTTCTGACCTCTTCGAATTCCATCGAGGCCACAGCAAAAAGAAGCTCAGCAAACTAAGGAAAAGGCAACTTGAG ATGGTGGAGATAAGAGTGAAAATGGACTGCGAAGGTTGCGAAAGGAGGGTGAGGAAGTCGGTAGACGGAATGAAAGGAGTGACCAACGTAGAAGTGGAGCCAAAGAAGCACAGATTGGTAGTTACAGGTTATGTGGATCCAGATAAAGTGTTGCGTCGAGTAAGGCATCGCACAGGAAAGAAGGCTGAGTTTTGGCCATACGTTCCTTACGACTTGGTGGATCATCCCTACGTGCGCGGTGTGTATGATAAAAAGGCTCCAGCAGGATACGTTCGCAACGCCGATGGTAACCCGCAGACGTCAAGCCTTGCGAGGGCAAGCTCCACAGAAGTCAATTATATCACTGCCTTTAGTGATGAAAATCCTCAGGCATGCACGGTTATGTGA